The Lysinibacillus irui sequence AACCTCGTAATTAGCCTGTATAATGTATGTCATTATACAATAATTAGTACGAAAAAAAGACGAGAAGGTTTCAAAGATGTTTCTCGTCGCTTTTCCACTTATATTCACTAAACTTCTTCTGTCCAGCCGTTTTCTTGCTTTACTTTACCTGCCTTCATGAGTGTTCCTAAGGCACGTTTGAATGCACCTTTACTCATGTTAAACATGTCTTGAATCTCTTCAGGAGATGATTTATCACCAAATGGCATTTTACCTCCCACACCTTGTAGATAATTCAATATTTGTTGTGCGTCATTTGAAAGACGCTCATGTTTTCTCGGTAAAAGAGATGCATTCATTGAACCATCTTCTTTTACATCGATAATACGAACAACGACATCTTGTCCTAGTCGAGGCTCTGCATTGCGCTCCGATTCATGAACAAAGATACGGTAAGGAATTTCTACACCTAGCAAAAATGAGCCCACTGGTAACAAGCGGTACGGACGTGCTAGGATATTTTTATTGTGCATATCTTCAAATGCACCTTCGTAAAGCTCCGAAATTTTTTCTTCCGTTGCTAAACGTCCAAATAACTCACCATTACGATCTGTACGCAATGTCATAAATAAATGATCGCCTGGTTCTGGCCATAACTCTTTTATAGCAGGTAGATCCTCTGCCTTTACTAAAACCTCACGTGATGTACCAATATCTACAAATGCGCCTTCACGCTCCACCACTTTCAAGACGCGCGCCCAGCCATATTCACCTTGTGTAAAAGACGGAATAGCAGTAGTAGCAGCTAAATCGCCACGGCGATCCACAAATAAAAATACTTCAAGGCGGTCACCTACAGTAAGTGGCTCTGTTACCTCTGAAGCATTTAAAGGTAGTTCTTCAACTCCATTTGTTAAAATCCATTTCGATGTTTGTTGCTCTAATACCGTTAACGTAACGACTTCACCCGATTTTAATTCGTTCATATTGACTTCCTTTCCTTCACACCATCATTTTAAAGATGGTGCTGTGTCTTAGATGCTTCCAATTTTTTCACGATGTCTGGATTCTCTTCCATTACTTGCACAAGATCTGCAATACGATCGATTGAATTCCAGCTTAAGTGATGCTCAATTCCCTCAACATCATCATAAATACGCTCTTCATCCACACCAATCATCCGTAAAAACTGCTCGAGCAATTCATGGCGCTGCACAAGACGCTTTCCAAGCTTTTCTCCTTTAGGCGTCAATGTCAGTCCACGGTACTTTTCATAAACTAAATAACCATCTTTATCTAATTTTTGAACCATTTTTGTAACAGAAGAAGGAAGAACAGATAATGCTTCAGCGATGTCAGACACACGTGCATATCCTTTGTTGGCAATTAATAAATATATTTGTTCGATATGGTCCTCCATACTTGGTGTTGGCATATCCTTTTCCCTCTCTTTCCTTTTCTTATCTCTAGTTTACTACAAGCTTGGCTTAAAAGTTAACTGAAAATACATATGCCAGAAAAACACTCGCTGTAAAACTTAAATAGAGCCCCTTCTATTAAGAAGTAGGCTCTACTTTGTGTCGAGGATACTTATTTACCACATGTAACGCATGAATAATCTCTTTGTTGATGCGCTCAATACTTTCAGGAGTATTCATTTCTTTAAATGCCTCATCTCTAGCTTCCATAGATGTAACATACTTACTTGGCAATGCGTTGAGTGTAAGTGCCACCGTGTCGAATTCACAGATTGTGCATTTACAAAATGTTTGATATTCTGGTCCTCGTAGTAAAAAGCTTACTAAACCACGCACAATTTCTTCTGTAACATTTACTAAAATAGGATCTGACATATTCAAACTTTCGCCTCATTTATATTTAATTGTTACATTACTCCTGAAACTATAATAGCCTTAATAAAAGTCTTTTTCAAGAATCACTAGTAGCATCTATTTACATATAATGTATAGTGTCAAAGTAAGGTTAATATCCTACTTATTTCTATTGATACATACCTTAATTACTACTTTTTTGTTCTTATTAGTCTTAATGAATTAAAGACCACTAATAACGTAGCACCCATATCAGCAAAAATGGCTATCCATAATGTTAACCATCCTGGGATGACAAGTAGTAACGCTATTAATTTTAAAGCTAGGGCAAATATAATATTCTCTTTAATGATCCGTAATGTTTTTCTGCTTAAGCCAATTGTGTAAGGCAGCTTTGTTAAATCGTCACCCATTAGGGCAATATCAGCTGTCTCAAGGGCAGCATCCGTTCCTGCGCCTCCCATGGCAATTCCTACATTCGCTGTGGCCAATGCTGGTGCATCGTTTACACCATCCCCGACCATTGCTACTGCACCAAACTGTGCACGTAAATCCTTAATCGCCATTAATTTTTCTTCTGGTAATAAACTAGCGCGCACATCTGTCATTTTTAATGTTGTAGCAATAGCTTGTGCAGTAGGCTCTGCATCACCTGTTAACATCACCATATGCTTTACTTTTAAGGCATTTAATTTATGCAAGACATCCTTACTTTCTTGACGCAATTGATCAGCAATTCCAATCAAGCCAATAAGTTGATCATTGGAAACAACTGCTACTACTGTTTTACCCTGATCTTGAAGTTTCTTAACCTTGTTTTCAATATTTTTATCAACAGAAGCTAATGTAGCCACCCATTTCAGGCTACCTACATATATTCTCTGGCTGTCTACAGTAGCATAGGCACCTTTGCCAGTTACTGATTGAAAATCTGTTGGTACTAGCTCTTGTAAGTTTTTATTATGCAAAGTATTTAAAATAGCTTTTGCTAAAGGATGCTGTGATTGTTTTTCTACCGCAGCCACTAATTGCAAAAGATAATCCTCGGACCGTTCATCCGTTGTCAAAATGTCTGTTACTGCAGGCTGCCCTTTAGTTAACGTCCCCGTTTTATCAAAGGCTACCGCTTCAATATGACCTAATTGTTCTAAATAAACACCGCCTTTAATAAGAACACCTTGCCTTGCAGCGTTTCCAATAGCAGTGACAATCGCAACCGGAGTAGAAACAACAAGTGCACATGGACATCCTACAACTAGCACGGCTAATCCTTGGTAAATCCAGTGTTGCCAATCCCCTACAAATAAAGGTGGAATTATAGCTACTAGAAAAGCAATGATCATAATGGCAGGTGTGTAATATTTAGCAAACCGATCAACAAATTGCTGTGAAGGAGCTTTTTCGGCCTGTGCTTCTTCAACAAGATGAATAATTTTAGCAATGGTTGTGTCCTCAACACGCTTTGTTACACGGACTTCTAGTGCACCTTCCTCATTCAATGTACCTGCAAAAACTTCATCATTTACCGTTTTATTAACTGGAATCGATTCGCCTGTAATGGCTGCTTGATTTACTGCCGATAAACCGCTAATGACAATGCCGTCCATCGCAATTTTTTGGCCTGGCTTAACAATTAGAATATCCCCTATTTGAATTTCTTCAGTAGGCAGTTCAATCTCATGGAAATGCTCACCGTGGGCTCTTTTAATAATCGCTGTTGGCGGAGCAATATCCATTAACTGACGGATTGATTGACGTGCTTTATCCATTGAATACGCCTCTAATGCTTCACTGACAGCAAATAAAAACACGACTACTGCCGCTTCTTCCCACTCACCAATAATGGCAGCTCCAATGATAGCGATGGTCATCAGAGTCTTCATATCAAATTCAAAACGTGCTAGATTTCGAAAGCCCGTTTTAAAAATACCCACACCGCCCACAAGGATAGCTAGGATAAACATTGTAATTGGAAGTGGGTTTGTTTCCCCACGCATATTAACTAATAAGTAGCCTAGAATAACAAAGAACAAAGAAATCCCTGCTAATACATTTTCCTTTTTACGGTAAAATGGTGTGGATTTTTCGAGTGTTCTTGCCACTGACTGAGTAACCTTAATGCCATCAAATGCGCCGGCTTCTTCAATTTGATTCACACTAATAGAGCCAACTACAGTTATTTTAGAAGCACCAAAATTGACTTGTGCATCTTGTACCTCAGGAATAGCCTTTACATTTTTCTCAAACTTTGCAGCACAACTCGCGCACGATAAATTTTGTAGCCTGTATTCTTGTTTAGTTGGTGTCGCTGCCATTCGCAATCCCCTCTTTCGCATGTTCATAGGCAATTGTTACGATTTGGTATACATGCTCATCCGCTAAAGAGTAATACACTTGCTTTCCTTTGCGGTGTGATTTTGCTAAATTATTGTCTTTTAGATAACGTAAATGATGTGATGCTGTTGCAACTGATGAACCAATAATAGAAGCAACATCACACACACATAACTCCTCTTCTACCTTTAAAGCATAGGCAATTTTAAGTCTAGTTTCATCAGATAAGGCTTTCAAAAACTTTGCTACACCCGATAAATCTGGCATTTGTTGCTGTACCCTTGTAACCGCTTCTTCGTTTACATGTGTCGTTTCACATATTTCCTTTGGCATTTTATCACCTCATTCAAATATTCGTTTGATTGTATTCAATGTAACATATTAATCCATCATATTCAAATGTGCATTTGAATGATAATGATTTATATCATTGTATTTTCTAGTCAATATAGAAAATTACAGAATCAAGAAAAAAAAGATTAGCGCACTTAATAAGTACGCTAATCTTTTATTACTGTGCCTTTAATTGCAATGTTTTACCTTTTATCTCTTCTTGTTTCACAAATGTTTGATGATATTCCCCTTTCGCCCAATCAAGTACCTGGTCTTGATACCAATCAGACTTTACATGTCCACTTTGACCTGGACCGACAATATGATAGGCGGAGCTTAGATCACCGACATCCACGACAAAGCGCCAAGATGCACCGTGATCCACATTACCAGCTAAATCATTGTCTGCTGCCTGCACCGTAACCTTGGAGCCGCCAATCGGTACCTTTTTAGCATTAAAATAGGCTGCAAGAATTGGGGACGCGCTCCCTAATGTGTGATCAAAAGTAAGCTGATGGAAATCCCCCCACTGCCACTTCGAAGCGTTTTTACCGAATTGATCCTCTAATTGGGCAACTGTGAGCTCGAGTGCCTTGAAAACTGCTTTATCCACGCCACCCTGTTCCTCTATCCAAATGCTTTTCTCCCCTGCATACGCTGTTCGTAAAAGCTGGTCTGTAATATTAAATTTCCCATACATAATGTTGTACATATCTTCTGGCATTTGATCTTTAAACAATACTTCTTGTAGCTTTATCATAAGTGTATGGAAGACGAGAGGTGCACCTGATTCTTTTGCATCCACCATGTCCCAATCCTCTAACATAGCAATAATCTCTGCATAATTACCATCCTGATCTTGAGCTTTTATAGAAGTTAATAAATTGGGTAAGAACTCTCTTGCATAAAGGTTATGTTGATCCATTTGTAAAGCCATCATATCCTCTACGGTGATAGAATCATTTGCCTCTAGCACTTCCTTAATTCTCTCGAAACGATAAGGTTGAGCCCAGAAATCTGTGATGTGATATGGATAGTCTTCTCCTATTACTTGGTTATTTGCTGTTGCAATAAAGCCTTCTTTTGGATTCACCACAGTTGGTAGCTCCTCCCAAGGAATAAAGCCCTCCCAACCATATTCGCTAGAATCACCTGGAACAGGTAATTGACCATCCCCTTGCTTACGAATTGGTATTTGACCATTGGCTTTATAGGCTATAGTGCCATCCTTTGATGCAAAAACAAAGTTTTGAGCTGGCGCCTTAAAATCCTCTAGTGCTTTTTCAAAGTCACCCCAAGATTTCGCCTTATTAAAGCCAAGCACCGCTCTCAGTTCTGCTGTAGATTGAAGTGCCGTCCATTGCATTGAGAATTGTGCTGTTGGCTCTGTATCCTTGAATGCTAAATCTGTCATAATGGGCCCGTGACGAGTCACAACGACTTCAAAGTCTACCGTTTCTCCATCCTTCACCTTGATAGATTCATCACGTACCTCTGCTTGCTCCCACTTACCATCATATCGGAACTGTGTTGGATCATCCGGATTTGGTATTTCAATGTATAAGTCCTGAACATCAGGACCCACATTCGTAACACCCCATGCAATTTCATCATTATGGCCTAAAATAATACCTGGAATCCCTGCAAAAATAACACCACTAACATTTTGTTCCGGCGATTGGAGATGCATTTGATACCAAATAGATGGCGTGCTTAATCCTAGATGTGGATCATCTGCTAAAATCGGTGTTCCTGATTTTGTTTTATCACCAGCTACAACCCAGTTATTACTACCGTTAAACTCATTTGGTAACAAGTCTGCATTGAATTGCCCTGCCACTGCAACAGGATTTTTTATGTTAGCCTCGATGATAGATGAGGCATTTTTAGGATATTTGATAAATAATTCTTTCGCCTTTTCCTCTTCAAAGTTTTGTAAAGCCCAATGACGGAAGGCTAATGTATTCCAATTTCCTCCTAAGTCATAAGCCATATACTTACCAATTGTTAAGGAATCAACGACGGTCCACTCCTCTGGCTCATAACCCAACAAAGCAAATTCATAACTTAATGTATTTTTTTCCTTTGCCTGTGCAATAAATGCATTTACCCCTTCAGCATACCATTCGAGTACTTGCTTACTTTCTTCATCATAAGCTGCCAATGATTTTTCAGCTGCATCACGTAAACTAAATGTACGGAAATGTTTGTCCGAATTAACTGTTGCTTCCCCAATAATTTCAGACAATCGACCACTTGCCTGCCTTCTAGCTAAGTCCATTTGAAAAAGTCGATCTTGTGCTTGAACATAGCCTTGCGCACGATATAAGTCAGCATCTGTTTTTGCAAAGATATGCGGAACTCCCTTGTCATCCCTTGTAACTGTCACATCCTGATCAAGAATCTCCACAGCCAACTCACCATCAATTACAGGCTTAGATTTATTCATAAACCATGTAAATCCAATAAAAGCTACAATCACTACAGCTGCCAGTATGCCAGCCATAACAAGCAGCCACTTTTTCCATTTAAACTTTCTCTTCCCCATCTAATACCCCCTCTTTGCACTATATTCTTGTACTACCTTCCCAACCCCTTAAAACATAGCTTAATCAACAATTTTTTTACAAATTTCCGTATGTTATGTATGTAAAATAGTCCATAAATACAAAATTTTATATTTATTCGCTATTAGAATAGTATAAACAATAAGAATTATGAAGGCTACCGTGCAATGATATTTTCATATAGAAGCTATTTTGGGCGAGGGATTCTATTGATGGGGCGTTGCCATGATCTTTGAGCGGTTTTTCTACCGGTTGAAGTGCTTTCCCTCATTCTTTGAGCGGATTCTCCCCCGATTGGAGCGCTTTCCCTCATTCTTTGAGCGGTTTCTCCTCTGATTGGAGCGCCTTCCAACCACCTTTGAGCGGTTTCTCCTCTGATTGGAGCACTTTCCCTCATTCTTTGAGCGCTTTCTCCACTAGTTGGAGCGCTTTCCAACCACATTTGAGCGGTTTCTCCCCCGATTGGAGCACCTTCCCTCATTCTTTGAGCAGAAGGTTATCCTCATTGGAGTGCTTTTCCATCTTCTTTTGAGCGATTTCCACTGCATGTGGACCGAGTTCTCTCCCTGATGGTAAGCCCCCAGCATATTAAGTCCCATTCTTGAGTGAATTCTTCATTCGAGTGTATGCAATCAAACACCCTTATGGCTTTCTAAAACGGCAAAAAAATCGTATTTTCTATAGAAAATACGATTTTTAAAACTAGAAATGTAATTGCAATTCAATTGGACAATGATCACTGCCCATAACATGAGGATGAATAGTTGCTACGTCGATTTGTTCCTTCAGCTGATCAGACACAATAAAATAATCAATACGCCATCCAATATTACGTTCGCGTACTTTATTCATATAGGACCACCATGTGTAATGGTCAGTTTCTTCAGGATGCTTATATCGGAAGGAGTCGACAAAGCCACTAGCTAATAGCTCTGAGAATTTTTCACGTTCTTCATATGTAAATCCTGAGTTTCCTATGTTCGACTTTGCATTTTTTAAATCAATTTCCGTATGTGCTACATTGAGGTCACCACAATAGACTACGGACTTCTTGCTATTGAGCTCCTGTAAATAGCAGGCTAAACGGTCTTCCCATTCTAACCGCAGTGGTAATCTTGCTAAGTCCCGTTGTGCATTAGGCGTATAAACATTTACTAAATAGAACGCTTCATATTCCAAGGTAATGATTCTACCTTCATCCTGAGAATCTTCATCTCCTACTCCATACTTAACAGACAATGGTGTGTGCTTGGTGAATATAGCTGTTCCAGAATAGCCTTTTTTCTGTGCATAATTCCAATACTGTTCATAGCCATCGAGAGGCAGTTCCACTTGTCCAGCTTGACATTTAGTTTCTTGAATACAAAAGAAATCCGCTTCTACCTGATTAAAAAACTCCAAAAAGCCTTTTCCTAAGCAAGCTCGTATTCCATTAACATTCCACGATATTAATTTCAATTCATCCTCACTCCTAAGAAAAACGCCCTCCGACTTCAGCGAAGGGCGTCATATTATAGATCATCACCAACAATTTTAACCTCTGTTTCTAACTCAATACCAAATTTCTCTTTCACGACACGTTGCACCATTTGGATTGTCTCAATATAGTCAGAAGCAGTGGCATTCCCTTTATTGACAATAAAGCCGGCATGCTTGGTAGAGACTTCTGCTCCACCTATCCCTTTACCTTGCAAGCCACTATCTTGTATAAGCTTACCTGCAAAATGACCAGGTGGGCGTTTGAAAACACTTCCAGCTGACGGATATTCTAAAGGCTGCTTTGATTCACGCTGGAATGTTAAATCAGCAATCTTCGCATCAATTTCCTCCTGCACTCCTACGTCTAATTGAAATTCAGAGGACAATACATAGTAGCCCTTTTTGGCAATAATGCTTTGACGATAACCAAGCTCTAGCTCATCTTTAGATAATATTAAAATGTCTCCTTCTTTCGTTAACACCTTAGACGAAATAATAATATCTTTAATTTCTCCGCCATATGCACCTGCGTTCATAGCCATTGCTCCTCCAATTGATCCAGGAATACCGCAGGCAAATTCAAAACCTGTTAAAGAAGCTTTTGCAGATAGCTTTGATACATCCTTGATCAGCGCGCCACTTTGTGCATAAACATGCTCACCGTTAATTCGAATTTCATCTAAGCGTGAAAACGTTACAACGATACCTCTATGACCGCCATCGCGAACAACCATATTAGATCCGTTACCTAACATTAATAAAGGAATATTATTTATATATGCATAGCGAATAACTGATGCTGCTTCTTCTTCTGATTCCGGAAGAACAAAAACATCTGCTTTGCCACCTAATTTTGTCATTGTGTATTGCTGTAATGATTCATCTAACTTAATATTGGCAGGATTAATGCTCTTTGCTAAATCCATCGCCCATTGTTCTTTTGACATGAGAGCTAATTCCTTTCTAACGTCCTTCTTACTCTACACCAGTATGGATTTAGAACCCCAATTTGACAAGTAAAATGAAGGGTATTTTTATCTCACATTACAAGACAGGTAAGACCTGTGCAGAGATGATGAATATTATAAAGAAAATTGACCATAATTCCAAGTGTCGTTTTTGGCACAAATATTACATTTCATGTTAAAGCCAACTACTTGCCCATGTTTCTATATTGCGAATCGCACCTTCTAGTGCACGACCTTTATCTGTTAATGAATACTCAACACGAACTGGCACCTCAGAATATACTTTTCGTTCAACAAGCCCCTCTTTTTCAAGCTCCTTTAAACGTTCTGATAACAAGCGTCCACTGACAGGTAATGCAGACTCAATTTCATTAAAACGCTGTGGCCCGTCTAGTAATTGATATAATATTAAACCCGTCCATCGTTTTCCAATTAAATCCATCGCTTTTGCTAAACGAGGACATAAAGTAGTCTCATTCATATTTTTCACCTCTATGTAACTATTGTAACGATTATTGCAGTAAATGTAAATTTGGAGTAACTTATTTACGTAAAATAATTAATTAACTTTTATATATTTAATTACAAAAAGTAACTTTATACATCAATATTGTCATTAATAGGGCAAAAGCGTAATAACACTGCTATTAATAAAATGCACACGTTGACAATTTTATGACTACCTCATATAAATTCATTTCGTATTATGTTCACAGATTACACTTTTTTCAAAGATAACACTTCCACAATTATGAAAAATTTATTGAATAAACCAATTACTTACTTTATCATCGTTGTAGAATGCTGTTTTAGGGGGTTTTTAAATGAAAAAATACACTATTGATTTCAGTCATTCAACAATTAGCTTTTCAGTGCGACATATGATGATTTCCCGAATTCATGGTACGTTTGAATCGTACAACGCTGACATAGTTGCCACCAATATTGAGCAAATGCAAGATACAAACATTTCTTTTACGATTGCTGTGGCTAGTGTCTCAACAAATAATTATGACCGTGATGTCCATCTCGTGTCTCCTGACTTTTTTGATGCAGACGTCTATCCAAAAATAGTATTTACCTCTACATATATTGATAAACTAAGTGAAAAAAATTTTGCGATTCACGGAGATTTAACAATCAAAAACATAACGAAGCCTATCGTATTTACAACAGTATATACAGGGAAAGGTGTCAATCCATGGGCACAAGAAGTATTTGGCTTCCAAGCAAAAGCACAAATCGATCGTCGTGATTTTAATTTAGTCTACAATACGTTTTTAGAAACTGGCGGAGTATTAATCAGTGACGAAATAGACATTGTCATAGACCTTGAGCTAAACCCTCTTTAATGTTAGTTTCTACCTTAAATGAAAGGAAGAACACATTTGCTATGGTTTGAGCATGGTTTACCATTTAAGTCTGTTTATATTTCTATCATCTTTTTAATTGTTTTTGGCAGTATCGTTGGTCTAAAAATAACCATTCGCTGATTTTAACAGTACCTGCCAAGGTTGTTTCAAAACGTACTAATATACGCGGTGGCTCAAATAATACTGGGGCATATACCTCCTATTACGAATGGAGAGGTCTTGAACTAAAAGTGAATGGCTACGACTATGGTTAACTAGTTGGCGATAGCGGAATGTTAACCTATCAAGGCAAACGGTATCAAACTTTATTAGACATAAAAAGGAGAGTAACGAATAATTCGTACTCTCCTTTGCTTTACATTATTTAATTAAATATTTAGCAAAGCCTGATTCTGTATCTCCTAAAAATTCAATACCACTATCTGCAGGAATAAACTTTTGTGCGTCTTTTGCAGTTTGGTATATCACCTTTGTATTTGCCGGGAACGGTACAAATGACCAGTTATTATCCGCAGCAGGATTAATTGTTTTATTAGTCATAATATAATCAACAACAGCTTGACGATTTTCATAAGCATAGTTTGTTACATTGGAGCCGTCAGCATTTTTGAAAGTCGCCCCATATGAGCCACCAACACGGTAATTGTTTGTGATAATAATAAATTCTTGTTTTAAATCAATTGGCTTACCATTATATTGTACATTCTTAATACGATTTGCCTTTTCATCAGTAAGATTACCACGGCGATCATATTTAGCTGGTGATGTCACATCAATTTGATATGTTAAACCATCTAACACATCAAAATTATAAGAGCGTGCTTCTGGATCAATAATATTTTGTTCTTCTGTTTTATTCGGGTCAATTGTTGCAAAAATACCTGCAGCCATCTCTAGCCATTCAATCGCTTGAGCGCCTGTCACTTTAATAGTAGCAACAGTATTGTCATAGTGATAAATGTCGGCCATATTTTTAATAGCAAGTGGCCCTACAGGAATGTTTGTATAATCCAATGGGTTATTTCGAGATCCTGCTTTGAAAGGTGCACCAGCTGAAAGAATTGGTGTCTTTTCATCAGCAGTGCCCTTTAACTCTTGTTCAATAAACCATTTTTGAGCTTGTGTTACGATTTGAATAGAAGGATCATCTTGTACCATTGAGAAATAACTATGGATTGGCGCAGTTGTTTCTCCAACAGGCTGACGGATGTATGTTAATGTGCCTTCATGTGCTTCTTTTATAGCATCCAACACGGTTGTTGATGGTTGTAAGCCTTCTTGCTTGATCGATTGTAATGAACCTTTGCCATCTACCACAACCCACTCTGAGCCTTTTTGTTCCAATTTTAGATCAATGACACCAAGATGGCTACCATAGCTACCTGCCATTACAGTAGGAACACCATGAATTGTACCCTTTTCTTGATCGACATCTTTCAAATCCTTATAGTCACCAGGGAATGTTAAATGAGAGTGCCCTGTAATTAAAGCGTCGATGCCTTCGATTTCTGCAAGCTGGTAACCAACATTTTCAGCACCTTTTACATAAGTGTCCTCTCCAATACCTGAATGTGAAAGAACAACAATGATATCTGCTCCAGCCTTTTGCATTTCTGGTACTACCTCTTTAACTGCTTCGACTGGTTCTTGCATTTCAACTTTACCTGCTAAATGAATGGCATCCCATTCAACAATTTTGGTTGGGACAATGCCTGTTACACCAACTTTAAGCGTATGCTTCTTGCCTGTACTATCAACCACTTCTTTATCAAGAATAACATAAGGTGTATACATGCGTTCTTTTGTTTTTGCATCATAAGTATTAGCATTCACTACAGGATATTTTGCATCATTTAATACTTCATCTAAAAAGTCTAGACCATAGTTAAATTCATGGTTTCCTAATGTTCCACCATCATATTTCAATGCGTTTAGTGCTGCTATAGCTGGATGAATTTCACCCGGCTTTAAGACACTTTCTAATGCTTTATAAGAGCCAAGTGGTGTACCTTGAATTAAATCTCCATTATCGAATAGTAATGTGTTTGGATTTTTAGCGCGTGCTTGTTCAATTAATGTAGCTGTATTCGCTAAACCAACCTCAGATGACGGTGCATCAAGATAGTAATTGTAATTAGCTAAATTGGTATGGATATCTGTCGTTCCTAAAATTTGAAGGTCTACTGACACGCCAGTTGAAGGTGCTTTGTATTCTGCTACAAAGCGCTCTACAATACTCTCCATTTGCTCTTTCGTTACAAAATCGCGAGGGCGAATAGTATTATCCTCAAATGCTTGCAAAATATTTGCAGCGACAGCATTAGCTAAGTCTTGTTTATATGCCTCTGCTATTTGATCTGCATCCTTAAATTGCTCTAAAACAGAGAGGGAAGCGTTTTCACTAACTAGTCCACGAGCGGATATAACAAATGCTTGTTGACGAGTTAATTGATCGTCTGGACCAAATGTAGTAGCTGTTTTACCTTTAATAAGCTTTAATTGTACGGCCTTTTCTACATAGGGTGCTAAATCTTTAGAGACATCGGTAAATGGAAGAGAAGATCCATCTCCTAGCTCTACATCTAAACTTTTTACTAATTCTTTTACATAATCTGCACGTGTTACATCATTGGAAGCAGCATCAGCAGAGAGCCCAAATGGTATAAACGCGAATAGAACTAGTAACATCGCAAAGAAATTAGCTATTAATTTCTTGTTCATACAACAACCTCCTTAATAATCAAGTATTTTCCTACAAATCCTATTATATTAAACTAACTCTATTTTTTACTGAATAAAAAGTCCTAAATATATGTATTTTTAAAAGAATGGGTATTTACTTTTCTCCGAAATAATA is a genomic window containing:
- a CDS encoding penicillin acylase family protein, whose translation is MGKRKFKWKKWLLVMAGILAAVVIVAFIGFTWFMNKSKPVIDGELAVEILDQDVTVTRDDKGVPHIFAKTDADLYRAQGYVQAQDRLFQMDLARRQASGRLSEIIGEATVNSDKHFRTFSLRDAAEKSLAAYDEESKQVLEWYAEGVNAFIAQAKEKNTLSYEFALLGYEPEEWTVVDSLTIGKYMAYDLGGNWNTLAFRHWALQNFEEEKAKELFIKYPKNASSIIEANIKNPVAVAGQFNADLLPNEFNGSNNWVVAGDKTKSGTPILADDPHLGLSTPSIWYQMHLQSPEQNVSGVIFAGIPGIILGHNDEIAWGVTNVGPDVQDLYIEIPNPDDPTQFRYDGKWEQAEVRDESIKVKDGETVDFEVVVTRHGPIMTDLAFKDTEPTAQFSMQWTALQSTAELRAVLGFNKAKSWGDFEKALEDFKAPAQNFVFASKDGTIAYKANGQIPIRKQGDGQLPVPGDSSEYGWEGFIPWEELPTVVNPKEGFIATANNQVIGEDYPYHITDFWAQPYRFERIKEVLEANDSITVEDMMALQMDQHNLYAREFLPNLLTSIKAQDQDGNYAEIIAMLEDWDMVDAKESGAPLVFHTLMIKLQEVLFKDQMPEDMYNIMYGKFNITDQLLRTAYAGEKSIWIEEQGGVDKAVFKALELTVAQLEDQFGKNASKWQWGDFHQLTFDHTLGSASPILAAYFNAKKVPIGGSKVTVQAADNDLAGNVDHGASWRFVVDVGDLSSAYHIVGPGQSGHVKSDWYQDQVLDWAKGEYHQTFVKQEEIKGKTLQLKAQ
- a CDS encoding exodeoxyribonuclease III, whose amino-acid sequence is MKLISWNVNGIRACLGKGFLEFFNQVEADFFCIQETKCQAGQVELPLDGYEQYWNYAQKKGYSGTAIFTKHTPLSVKYGVGDEDSQDEGRIITLEYEAFYLVNVYTPNAQRDLARLPLRLEWEDRLACYLQELNSKKSVVYCGDLNVAHTEIDLKNAKSNIGNSGFTYEEREKFSELLASGFVDSFRYKHPEETDHYTWWSYMNKVRERNIGWRIDYFIVSDQLKEQIDVATIHPHVMGSDHCPIELQLHF
- the murB gene encoding UDP-N-acetylmuramate dehydrogenase, whose translation is MSKEQWAMDLAKSINPANIKLDESLQQYTMTKLGGKADVFVLPESEEEAASVIRYAYINNIPLLMLGNGSNMVVRDGGHRGIVVTFSRLDEIRINGEHVYAQSGALIKDVSKLSAKASLTGFEFACGIPGSIGGAMAMNAGAYGGEIKDIIISSKVLTKEGDILILSKDELELGYRQSIIAKKGYYVLSSEFQLDVGVQEEIDAKIADLTFQRESKQPLEYPSAGSVFKRPPGHFAGKLIQDSGLQGKGIGGAEVSTKHAGFIVNKGNATASDYIETIQMVQRVVKEKFGIELETEVKIVGDDL
- a CDS encoding winged helix-turn-helix transcriptional regulator, translating into MNETTLCPRLAKAMDLIGKRWTGLILYQLLDGPQRFNEIESALPVSGRLLSERLKELEKEGLVERKVYSEVPVRVEYSLTDKGRALEGAIRNIETWASSWL
- a CDS encoding YceI family protein: MKKYTIDFSHSTISFSVRHMMISRIHGTFESYNADIVATNIEQMQDTNISFTIAVASVSTNNYDRDVHLVSPDFFDADVYPKIVFTSTYIDKLSEKNFAIHGDLTIKNITKPIVFTTVYTGKGVNPWAQEVFGFQAKAQIDRRDFNLVYNTFLETGGVLISDEIDIVIDLELNPL